From Larus michahellis chromosome 5, bLarMic1.1, whole genome shotgun sequence, the proteins below share one genomic window:
- the LRP2BP gene encoding LRP2-binding protein: MYQLGVMHYDGLGTKEDPEKGVEYMRKILDSDSPKARHLKFAAAYNLGRAYYEGCGVKQSTEEAERLWLIAADHGNPKASVKAQSTLGMLYSVSVLKDLKKAFFWHSEACGNGSLESQGALGVMYLRGQGICQNTKAALECLREAAERGNIYAQGHLVEYYYKRKFYSTAAALAKRITKTDDIDTLAKVTDCLPASVAKGVAMAAFYLARCLQLGRGVQQDPAAAKKYYSKACLLDPGVASDLELAANLGRI, from the exons ATGTATCAGCTTGGTGTAATGCATTATGACGGACTAGGCACTAAAGAAGACCCT GAAAAGGGGGTGGAATACATGAGGAAAATACTAGACTCCGACTCCCCGAAAGCAAGACACTTGAAGTTCGCAGCCGCATACAACCTCGGCAGAGCGTATTATGAAGGATGTGGTGTTAAGCAGTCAACTGAAGAGGCTGAAAG GTTGTGGCTTATTGCTGCAGACCATGGGAACCCAAAAGCAAGTGTGAAGGCCCAGAGTACTTTAGGAATGCTTTATTCTGTGTCCGTTCTAAAAGATCTGAAGAAG GCCTTTTTCTGGCATTCAGAAGCATGTGGCAACGGAAGTCTGGAATCGCAGGGAGCGCTTGGAGTTATGTACCTCCGTGGACAAGGTATATGTCAAAACACAAAAGCTGCTTTGGAGTGtctgagagaagcagcagaacgTGGCAACATCTATGCTCAAGGCCATCTTGTGGAATattattacaaaagaaaattttactcAACAGCTGCTGCGTTAGCCAAAAG GATTACCAAGACCGACGACATCGACACGCTAGCAAAGGTAACGGATTGCCTTCCTGCCTCCGTAGCCAAGGGGGTTGCCATGGCTGCCTTCTACTTGGCCAGGTGCCTCCAGCTCGGCCGGGGCGTCCAGCAAGATCCAGCTGCTGCTAAAAAATACTATTCTAAG gcATGCCTTCTGGATCCTGGTGTTGCTTCTGACCTTGAACTGGCAGCTAATCTTGGGAGAATTTAG